The proteins below come from a single Chryseobacterium sp. MA9 genomic window:
- a CDS encoding SPOR domain-containing protein yields MKNLIKIFSILSLFGFYNIEAQQVVKKDTLSGTELVMTMDSKINAALEGIEGKCAKVTPANSPKDSGSNDIGVSAGINTKPPKIFVPSRELTNAEICKKNPRILGFKIQITTVKSNEEANEVKSYFRKRFPNLKVETDASLRPNYKILAGSYFTKQSAASDLSRIREYFKSAVAVQYRIFCAEAK; encoded by the coding sequence ATGAAAAATTTGATTAAAATATTTTCGATATTATCACTATTTGGTTTTTATAATATTGAAGCCCAGCAAGTTGTTAAAAAAGACACCCTTTCGGGTACGGAACTTGTTATGACAATGGATTCCAAAATAAATGCAGCTTTGGAAGGAATTGAAGGAAAATGTGCTAAAGTTACTCCTGCAAATTCTCCTAAAGATTCCGGTTCCAATGATATTGGAGTTTCTGCAGGGATAAATACAAAACCTCCCAAAATCTTTGTGCCGAGCAGAGAACTTACGAATGCTGAAATTTGTAAGAAAAATCCTAGAATTTTAGGTTTTAAAATTCAGATTACAACGGTGAAAAGTAATGAGGAAGCCAATGAAGTAAAGTCTTATTTCAGAAAAAGATTTCCTAACCTTAAAGTGGAAACAGATGCGTCTTTAAGACCCAACTATAAGATTTTAGCAGGAAGTTATTTCACAAAACAAAGTGCAGCGAGCGATCTTTCAAGAATCAGAGAGTATTTCAAATCTGCAGTAGCAGTGCAGTACAGAATTTTCTGTGCAGAAGCAAAATAG
- a CDS encoding T9SS type A sorting domain-containing protein: MKTKLLFMFLVSFILGNAQILSETFQGTIFPPTGWTTGTNVASRPWGFTTTIFNASGQLTFNITGGKSAGIGWIAQAQDAHLTSPSFSLVGTTNPVLKFKAKIGYEYMVDPNPNGDLKVEVSTDGGTTWNQVWVEENYGVFVDYETLTITVSLTPYAGQANVKFRFHYVANDADSLSIDDVEVLSSATLSTQETSAKVKDITDIYPNPTKGEINIKTDKKIKSATVIDASGKSLFNNTSERLDISSLPKGTYLLKVDFSDGTSTTEKVIKQ, from the coding sequence ATGAAAACAAAATTACTATTCATGTTCTTAGTCTCTTTTATATTGGGGAACGCACAGATTCTCTCAGAGACTTTTCAAGGTACGATATTTCCTCCTACGGGATGGACAACAGGTACAAATGTAGCATCTAGACCATGGGGTTTTACAACAACCATATTCAATGCATCCGGGCAGCTTACATTTAATATCACAGGAGGAAAATCCGCAGGTATCGGATGGATTGCTCAGGCACAGGACGCTCATTTAACAAGTCCTTCCTTCAGTCTAGTAGGAACAACAAACCCAGTTCTAAAATTTAAAGCCAAAATAGGATATGAATACATGGTTGATCCCAATCCTAATGGAGATTTAAAAGTAGAGGTATCCACTGATGGAGGAACTACATGGAACCAAGTATGGGTTGAAGAAAACTATGGAGTATTTGTTGATTATGAAACATTGACAATCACAGTTAGTTTAACTCCATATGCTGGGCAAGCAAATGTTAAATTCAGATTCCATTATGTTGCCAATGATGCGGATAGTCTTTCAATAGACGATGTAGAGGTTTTATCAAGTGCTACACTATCTACACAGGAAACAAGTGCTAAAGTAAAAGATATCACTGACATCTATCCAAACCCAACAAAAGGAGAAATTAACATCAAAACAGATAAAAAAATCAAATCTGCCACAGTAATTGATGCGAGCGGAAAATCTCTATTCAATAACACTTCTGAAAGATTAGATATTTCTTCACTTCCAAAAGGAACCTATTTATTAAAAGTAGACTTCTCTGATGGAACGTCTACCACAGAAAAAGTAATCAAACAGTAA
- a CDS encoding c-type cytochrome: MISWRKHYKKTLIAIGLLLSTSASFYGQDGDPKNGEKLFKANCTACHALDKQVVGPPLKGVVERVKTEGGVDKDWLHKWIKDNKALRASGDKYANEIFEKFNKTEMQVFPNLTDKDIDDILAFTTNPPAPEPPKADDKATATAGATAAPADKTTTNVVIISLLAIAGLLVWILVKLRQLVKLGQSEDLAGLNETRVRSFSEMYEKFHYIGKGLLAILAILAAYGVWNWLMWIGVYKGYKPEQPIYFSHKIHAGEQKIDCQLCHSSAKYGKVSEIPSMNVCMNCHRTISEYNADHYMEPGKDKAFYDGEIQKIYAATGWDPAKQQYTGKTQPVEWTRIHNMPDFVYFNHSQHVIAGEQAIINSFNKKNPNNKIDVVCKACHGKIDTMNVVQMANDFTMGWCIECHRTTEVDMNNGYNKEYFKNLHDKLKKQYPQDGGKITVDAIGGLECGKCHY, translated from the coding sequence ATGATTAGTTGGAGAAAGCATTATAAAAAAACGTTGATCGCGATAGGCTTATTGCTATCAACCAGTGCTTCATTTTACGGGCAAGACGGCGATCCTAAAAACGGAGAGAAACTTTTCAAAGCGAATTGTACTGCATGTCACGCGCTGGACAAACAAGTTGTTGGACCACCATTAAAGGGGGTTGTAGAACGAGTAAAGACAGAAGGTGGTGTAGACAAAGATTGGCTTCACAAGTGGATCAAAGACAACAAAGCTCTGAGAGCTTCTGGGGATAAATACGCCAATGAGATTTTTGAAAAGTTTAATAAGACTGAAATGCAGGTCTTTCCAAATCTTACAGATAAGGATATTGACGACATTTTAGCTTTCACTACTAATCCTCCGGCTCCGGAGCCGCCAAAGGCAGATGACAAAGCAACTGCTACAGCGGGAGCAACTGCAGCACCTGCAGACAAAACTACTACAAACGTTGTTATCATTTCACTTTTAGCGATCGCAGGTTTACTGGTTTGGATCTTGGTAAAACTAAGACAATTGGTAAAACTGGGGCAATCTGAAGATTTAGCTGGACTTAACGAAACAAGAGTTCGTTCTTTCAGTGAAATGTATGAGAAGTTCCACTACATTGGTAAAGGTTTATTAGCAATCCTTGCTATTTTAGCTGCCTATGGAGTATGGAACTGGTTGATGTGGATTGGGGTTTACAAAGGGTACAAACCTGAGCAGCCTATCTACTTCTCTCACAAAATTCACGCTGGAGAGCAAAAAATTGACTGTCAGCTATGTCACTCTAGTGCTAAATACGGAAAAGTATCTGAAATCCCTTCCATGAACGTTTGTATGAACTGTCACAGAACAATTTCAGAATACAACGCAGATCACTACATGGAACCAGGAAAAGACAAAGCATTCTATGACGGGGAAATCCAGAAGATCTACGCTGCAACAGGTTGGGATCCTGCAAAACAACAGTACACAGGAAAGACACAACCGGTTGAATGGACAAGAATCCACAACATGCCAGATTTCGTTTACTTCAACCACTCTCAGCACGTAATTGCTGGAGAACAAGCAATCATCAATTCTTTCAACAAAAAGAATCCTAACAACAAAATTGATGTTGTATGTAAAGCTTGTCACGGTAAAATTGATACAATGAATGTTGTTCAAATGGCTAACGACTTTACTATGGGATGGTGTATCGAGTGCCACAGAACGACTGAAGTTGATATGAACAACGGTTATAATAAAGAGTACTTCAAAAATCTACATGACAAGTTGAAAAAACAATATCCTCAAGATGGAGGTAAGATCACTGTAGATGCAATTGGAGGTCTTGAGTGTGGTAAATGTCATTATTAA
- a CDS encoding TAT-variant-translocated molybdopterin oxidoreductase, producing the protein MASNKIQFRSIHELKDPALNNKLAQKEFQEEIPVEDFLGDAEKNGSSTSRRDFLKLLGFSTAAVTLAACEAPVIKTIPYVVKPHDIIPGVPNYYASTYFDGFDFASVLVKTREGRPIKIEPNPAGGDLGKTNARAQASVLSLYDNDKVKQPKLDGKDETFDKVDSFVIKGLEEAKASGKKIVVLSHSFASPTFKKLFAEFKAKYPTAELVTYDAFPYSAGLDAAQEVFGQRALPVYDLKGSELVVSFQADFLGDYNASSLETSYAAARKPGASMLRHIQVESNMSLTGANADSRYRLKPSAVNKTLVEVYNAIVGGGTSDKTATEIANELKAKGSKAVVFADGSKGAQVLAHLINQKLGSVAFTGKANLLKEFNGARYQEFLGWVNGGQVGVLVTNNVDPIYSHPKGEDFKKSLSKVPYVVAVADKKNEMYKAAKAVIPVANWLESWGDIEPQTGVYSLMQPTIQKIYKSRQIEESLLVWKNGKNNAANNYYDYLKANSASLLGSTSFNKALYNGINASTNSTTLSYAGGNAAQAVAELGNFKASELELVLYTKTSMGDGTQSNNPWLQELPDPITRMSWDNYLTISPKDAEKFAIDNDLNARMQLDGSIVNLTVNGVKIENVPVFVQPGQAEGSVGLALGYGKKNSGATADTGVNAYPLFDGSNLVLSGVKIEKTGEDHEFAGIQLQNTLMGRYEIAKEVPLAEFINVAFDDEHKGWNKPLEYHTISGALPARKIDLWDAFDDTDGPHFNLSIDLNSCTGCGACIIACQAENNVPVVGKEEVRMSRDMYWLRIDRYYSSRQKVEVYEGLKEGMAVPELYGTAFGDGGALNHPADNPDVIFQPVMCQHCNHAPCETVCPVAATSHGKQGQNHMAYNRCIGTRYCANNCPYKVRRFNWFTYNLNDKFDFNMNNDLGRMVLNPDVVVRTRGVMEKCSMCIQMTQNTILEAKKEGRKVKDGEFQTACSKACSTGAMTFGDMNDKDSAIREQYASNRRYYLLEEIGTKPNVFYHTKVRNRVEK; encoded by the coding sequence ATGGCTTCAAACAAAATACAATTCAGAAGTATTCATGAACTTAAAGATCCAGCTTTGAATAATAAGCTGGCTCAGAAAGAGTTTCAGGAAGAAATTCCGGTAGAAGATTTCCTTGGAGATGCTGAGAAAAACGGATCAAGTACTTCAAGAAGAGATTTCCTGAAATTATTAGGATTCTCTACAGCAGCAGTTACATTAGCTGCCTGCGAAGCTCCGGTAATCAAAACGATTCCTTATGTGGTAAAACCGCATGATATTATTCCGGGAGTCCCTAATTATTACGCTTCAACATATTTTGACGGTTTCGACTTTGCTAGTGTTTTAGTAAAAACCCGTGAAGGTAGACCGATCAAAATTGAACCAAACCCGGCTGGTGGTGATTTAGGTAAAACTAACGCAAGAGCTCAGGCAAGTGTACTTTCTCTTTATGATAATGATAAAGTAAAGCAGCCTAAACTAGACGGTAAAGATGAAACTTTCGATAAAGTAGACAGTTTCGTTATTAAAGGTTTAGAAGAAGCTAAAGCGTCTGGCAAAAAGATTGTGGTTTTATCACACTCTTTTGCTTCACCAACTTTCAAAAAGTTATTCGCTGAATTTAAAGCTAAATATCCTACAGCTGAATTAGTAACTTATGATGCTTTCCCTTACTCTGCAGGATTAGATGCAGCTCAGGAAGTATTCGGACAAAGAGCATTACCTGTTTATGACCTTAAAGGTTCTGAATTGGTAGTTTCTTTCCAGGCTGATTTCTTAGGAGACTATAATGCTTCAAGCTTAGAAACTTCTTATGCAGCAGCTAGAAAACCGGGAGCAAGCATGTTGAGACACATCCAAGTGGAATCTAACATGTCATTGACTGGTGCTAACGCTGACTCAAGATACAGATTAAAGCCAAGTGCTGTAAACAAAACATTAGTTGAAGTTTATAATGCAATCGTAGGTGGTGGTACTTCTGATAAGACTGCAACTGAAATTGCTAACGAATTGAAAGCAAAAGGAAGCAAAGCAGTTGTTTTTGCTGACGGTTCTAAAGGAGCACAGGTTTTAGCACACTTAATTAACCAAAAATTAGGTTCAGTAGCTTTCACTGGTAAAGCAAACTTACTGAAAGAATTTAACGGTGCAAGATACCAGGAATTCCTAGGATGGGTAAACGGTGGACAAGTTGGTGTACTAGTTACAAACAACGTAGACCCTATCTACTCTCATCCAAAAGGAGAAGATTTCAAAAAATCTTTATCAAAAGTTCCTTACGTAGTTGCTGTAGCAGATAAGAAAAATGAAATGTACAAAGCAGCGAAAGCTGTAATTCCAGTAGCAAACTGGCTAGAGTCTTGGGGAGACATCGAACCACAGACAGGAGTATATTCATTGATGCAGCCTACCATCCAGAAAATCTACAAATCAAGACAGATTGAAGAGTCTCTATTGGTTTGGAAGAATGGTAAAAACAATGCAGCAAACAACTACTACGATTATTTAAAAGCAAACTCTGCTTCACTTTTAGGTAGTACTTCTTTCAATAAAGCATTGTATAACGGTATCAACGCTTCCACAAACTCTACAACTCTATCTTATGCAGGCGGAAACGCTGCACAAGCTGTTGCTGAGCTAGGAAACTTCAAAGCTTCTGAATTAGAATTAGTATTATACACTAAGACTTCAATGGGAGATGGTACTCAATCGAACAACCCTTGGTTGCAAGAATTACCTGATCCAATTACAAGAATGTCTTGGGATAACTACCTGACAATTTCTCCAAAAGATGCAGAGAAATTTGCAATTGACAACGATCTTAACGCAAGAATGCAGTTAGATGGTTCTATTGTAAACCTTACTGTAAACGGAGTAAAAATAGAAAATGTTCCTGTATTTGTACAGCCAGGTCAAGCAGAAGGATCAGTAGGTCTTGCGCTTGGTTATGGTAAGAAAAACTCAGGAGCAACTGCAGATACAGGAGTAAACGCTTATCCTTTATTTGATGGTTCTAACCTTGTTCTTTCAGGTGTTAAAATCGAAAAGACAGGAGAAGATCACGAATTTGCAGGTATCCAGCTTCAAAATACATTAATGGGTCGTTATGAAATCGCTAAGGAAGTTCCTTTAGCAGAATTCATTAACGTTGCTTTTGATGATGAGCACAAGGGATGGAATAAGCCTTTGGAATACCACACGATCAGTGGAGCACTTCCAGCGAGAAAAATTGATCTTTGGGATGCTTTCGATGATACAGATGGACCTCACTTCAACTTATCTATCGACTTGAACTCTTGTACTGGTTGTGGAGCATGTATTATTGCTTGTCAGGCAGAGAACAACGTTCCTGTAGTAGGAAAAGAAGAGGTAAGAATGTCAAGAGATATGTACTGGTTAAGAATTGACCGTTACTATTCTTCAAGACAAAAAGTAGAAGTATACGAAGGATTGAAAGAAGGAATGGCTGTACCTGAGTTGTATGGTACTGCATTTGGAGACGGAGGTGCGTTAAACCACCCTGCAGATAATCCGGATGTAATCTTCCAACCTGTAATGTGTCAGCACTGTAACCACGCTCCATGTGAAACTGTATGTCCGGTAGCGGCTACTTCACACGGTAAGCAAGGTCAAAACCATATGGCTTACAACAGATGTATCGGTACAAGATATTGTGCAAACAACTGTCCGTACAAAGTAAGACGTTTCAACTGGTTTACTTATAACCTAAATGACAAGTTCGATTTCAACATGAACAACGATTTAGGAAGAATGGTACTTAACCCGGATGTAGTTGTAAGAACTAGAGGGGTAATGGAGAAATGTTCAATGTGTATCCAAATGACTCAGAATACTATTCTTGAGGCTAAGAAAGAGGGAAGAAAAGTGAAGGATGGAGAATTCCAGACTGCTTGTTCTAAAGCTTGTTCTACCGGAGCAATGACATTTGGAGACATGAATGATAAAGATTCTGCAATTAGAGAGCAATATGCATCTAACAGAAGATATTATTTACTTGAGGAGATCGGAACAAAACCAAACGTGTTCTATCACACTAAAGTAAGAAACAGAGTAGAAAAATAA
- a CDS encoding DUF6080 domain-containing protein: MSFIKTKIINFFKLIFPSTYTELAVFLFFIICYGILGSYIALHYRIIFDSRIPWDAYFSFDNKSILMTGGSFERHPLSYYFFNWVREFSLFISGGKMDANFRLTLAWLSNIIISLNIVQIFKYLKNIICLPIWLSTLIILFFGAFSTNIILSFTPENFTYTLFLLSLYNYYAAIKLRKEEKTPAIALSLAGITIGGLTITNFVKVFIPLLFEKNLFRDWKKFGNAVFRVTVAVICFVLLYLNRIDFKYHNIFSKTNQQYEKFSNVESMPTWDMILSFFFGGNILFPGFIISDKHNMKGFDFKGLYMDLYSSAFPYFFISILLILIMWSYFKNFRNKWVQIIAISFFVDIVIHCVMRFGLHTSSIYGGHFVFVYPLLLGWLFYAYRSSPKMMSVLTLTTILLFVYLLANNLFRMAEFFWFMETYYQ; the protein is encoded by the coding sequence GTGTCTTTTATCAAAACAAAAATCATCAATTTCTTTAAACTGATTTTTCCTTCCACTTATACTGAACTGGCAGTTTTTCTGTTTTTCATAATCTGCTATGGCATTTTAGGTTCATATATTGCCCTTCATTACAGGATTATATTTGACAGCCGAATTCCATGGGATGCTTATTTCAGTTTTGATAACAAATCTATCCTTATGACTGGGGGAAGCTTTGAAAGACACCCTCTATCCTATTATTTTTTCAACTGGGTAAGAGAATTTTCATTATTCATTTCGGGCGGAAAAATGGACGCTAACTTCAGACTTACACTGGCTTGGCTTAGCAATATCATAATCAGCTTAAACATTGTTCAGATTTTTAAATATTTAAAGAATATTATATGCCTTCCTATTTGGCTAAGTACTTTAATTATCTTATTTTTTGGAGCTTTTTCAACCAATATCATATTATCCTTTACTCCGGAAAACTTCACCTACACCTTGTTTTTACTCTCATTATACAATTATTATGCGGCAATAAAACTTAGAAAAGAAGAAAAAACTCCGGCTATTGCTCTTTCTCTTGCCGGAATTACCATCGGCGGGCTTACTATTACCAATTTTGTAAAAGTTTTCATTCCTCTCCTTTTTGAAAAAAACCTTTTCAGAGACTGGAAAAAATTCGGGAATGCAGTGTTTAGGGTAACAGTTGCTGTAATTTGTTTTGTATTGCTTTATCTGAACAGAATTGATTTTAAATATCACAATATCTTTTCCAAGACCAACCAGCAGTACGAAAAATTCTCTAATGTAGAATCCATGCCCACTTGGGATATGATTCTCTCCTTCTTTTTCGGGGGCAACATTCTTTTCCCGGGATTTATTATTTCTGATAAACATAATATGAAAGGATTTGACTTTAAAGGACTTTATATGGATCTTTATTCGTCTGCTTTTCCTTATTTTTTTATAAGCATATTACTGATCCTGATAATGTGGAGTTATTTTAAAAATTTCAGAAACAAATGGGTTCAGATTATTGCCATTTCTTTTTTCGTTGACATTGTTATCCATTGTGTTATGAGGTTCGGACTTCATACTTCTTCTATCTACGGAGGACATTTTGTCTTTGTGTATCCGCTTCTTTTAGGATGGCTTTTTTATGCCTACAGATCATCTCCGAAAATGATGTCAGTTTTAACATTAACAACGATCTTACTATTTGTCTATCTACTGGCTAACAACTTATTTCGAATGGCAGAATTTTTCTGGTTTATGGAAACTTATTATCAATAA
- a CDS encoding YdiU family protein codes for MNIERIRQPFIENFPGDFSNNPMQRNTPKVLFATIKPASFDKPELIAFNEVLAKEIGLGKFEDKDLDFLVGNNLPENIQTYATAYAGHQFGNWAGQLGDGRAILAGEIINEAGKKTEIQWKGAGATPYSRHADGRAVLRSSVREYLMSEAMHHLGVPTTRALSLAFTGEDVMRDIMYSGNPQLEKGAVVIRTAESFLRFGHFELMSAQGEYNTLQELADFTIENYYPEITSSDNQKYKDFFENICTRTANLMVEWFRVGFVHGVMNTDNMSVLGLTIDYGPYSMMDEYDLNFTPNTTDLPGRRYAFGKQGQIAQWNLWQLANALHPLIKDEKFLEDTLNNFGTYFWEAHDQMLCEKFGFDKLQKEDEDFFTNWQGLMQELQLDYTLFFRQLEKITPDTDIKEHFKEVSYITLNEQMLAKLSSFIQNYDARLDLNSIPREASLNMMKKTNPKFILRNYLLYECIEEISNGKREMLEKLAKALENPYQEIYPEFSVKRPSGYDDTAGCSTLSCSS; via the coding sequence ATGAATATCGAACGTATCAGACAACCCTTTATAGAGAATTTTCCAGGTGATTTTTCAAACAACCCCATGCAGAGAAACACTCCAAAAGTTTTATTTGCTACCATCAAACCTGCCAGCTTTGACAAACCTGAGCTGATTGCTTTTAATGAAGTTCTTGCCAAAGAAATAGGATTAGGAAAATTTGAAGATAAAGATCTAGACTTTCTGGTTGGAAATAACCTTCCCGAAAACATTCAAACCTATGCTACAGCTTATGCAGGACATCAGTTTGGAAACTGGGCAGGACAACTAGGAGACGGAAGAGCGATACTTGCGGGTGAAATCATAAATGAAGCAGGGAAAAAGACAGAAATTCAATGGAAAGGTGCCGGAGCAACCCCATATTCCAGACATGCTGACGGAAGAGCCGTATTGAGATCTTCTGTACGGGAATATCTGATGAGCGAGGCAATGCATCATTTGGGAGTTCCTACAACAAGAGCACTCAGCCTTGCTTTTACGGGCGAAGATGTAATGCGCGATATTATGTACAGCGGAAATCCTCAGCTTGAAAAAGGCGCAGTGGTTATCAGAACCGCTGAAAGTTTTCTGCGTTTCGGACATTTTGAATTAATGTCTGCCCAAGGAGAATACAACACTCTACAGGAACTGGCTGATTTTACTATTGAAAATTATTATCCGGAAATCACATCATCAGACAATCAGAAATACAAAGACTTTTTTGAAAACATTTGTACCCGTACCGCCAACTTAATGGTGGAATGGTTCAGAGTAGGATTTGTACATGGAGTTATGAACACGGACAACATGTCTGTTCTGGGATTAACTATTGATTATGGACCTTACTCCATGATGGATGAATATGATCTGAATTTCACTCCCAATACCACAGACCTTCCGGGAAGAAGATATGCCTTCGGAAAACAGGGACAGATTGCCCAATGGAATCTTTGGCAGCTCGCTAATGCACTCCATCCCTTAATTAAAGATGAAAAGTTTTTAGAAGATACTTTAAATAATTTTGGGACTTATTTCTGGGAAGCCCATGATCAAATGCTTTGTGAAAAATTCGGGTTTGATAAGCTTCAAAAAGAAGATGAAGATTTTTTCACCAATTGGCAGGGTTTAATGCAGGAACTTCAGCTAGACTACACCCTATTTTTCCGTCAACTGGAGAAAATAACTCCAGACACCGATATAAAAGAACATTTTAAAGAGGTTTCCTATATCACATTAAATGAACAAATGCTGGCAAAGCTCAGCAGCTTCATTCAGAATTATGATGCAAGATTAGATTTAAACTCTATTCCAAGAGAGGCTTCATTGAACATGATGAAAAAAACAAACCCAAAATTCATTCTGAGAAATTATCTTCTTTACGAATGCATTGAAGAGATCAGCAATGGCAAAAGAGAAATGTTGGAAAAGCTTGCTAAAGCCCTTGAAAATCCATATCAGGAAATATACCCTGAGTTCTCTGTTAAAAGACCATCCGGCTATGATGATACTGCGGGATGCTCAACACTTTCATGCAGTTCGTAA